A region from the Brassica napus cultivar Da-Ae chromosome C8, Da-Ae, whole genome shotgun sequence genome encodes:
- the LOC106428661 gene encoding protein LAZ1 homolog 2 isoform X2 produces MGESETNTYRDLHFPALLVGGSFAAVAICLSLFLILQHLRYYTNPSEQKWIVPVLFMVPVYATESIISLSNAKLSLPCDILRNCYEAFALYSFGSYLVACLGGERRVVELLEDESKEPLLEGEENKSEKKTQKQRNPLWKFLCEPYVLGPELFVIEKFGLVQYMILKTFCAFLAFLLELLGVYGDGEFKWYYGYPYIEVVLNFSQMWALFCLVQFYNVTHERLKEIKPLAKFISFKAIVFATWWQGFGIALLCYYGVLPKEGRFQNALQDFLICIEMAIAAVAHIFVFPVEPYHYIPVSECGKITRTKTTEVKLDESGRVVEKKETHVEASGTSIKESVQDIVMDGGQHVVKDVVLTINQAMGPVEKGVTKIQEKLLDSDGKEEEKAEVTVGTSVEKKDQ; encoded by the exons ATGGGAGAAAGCGAGACAAATACGTACAGAGATCTACATTTTCCGGCTTTACTGGTCGGAGGTTCTTTCGCCGCCGTCGCAATATGTCTCTCCCTTTTCCTTATCCTCCAGCACCTCCGTTACTACACCAACCCCTCT GAGCAAAAATGGATTGTTCCTGTTTTGTTTATGGTCCCTGTTTACGCCACTGAATCT ATAATTTCCTTGTCCAATGCAAAACTCTCACTGCCTTGTGACATTTTGAGAAATTGCTATGAGGCTTTCGCTTTGTACTCCTTTGGAAGTTACTTGGTCGCTTGTCTAG GTGGTGAAAGAAGAGTTGTTGAATTGCTCGAAGATGAATCAAAAGAACCATTACTAGAaggagaagagaataagagTGAGAAGAAGACGCAGAAGCAGAGGAATCCATTATGGAAGTTCTTGTGTGAACCATATGTCTTGGGTCCTGAGCTCTTTGTCATAGAGAAGTTCGGTCTTGTCCAATAT atGATCCTCAAAACCTTTTGTGCATTCTTGGCATTTTTGTTGGAGCTTCTCGGTGTTTATGGTGATGGTGAATTCAAATGGTATTACGG aTATCCATACATAGAGGTGGTGCTAAACTTCAGCCAGATGTGGGCTCTCTTCTGCCTAGTCCAGTTCTACAACGTGACTCACGAACGCCTTAAAGAAATCAAACCCTTGGCCAAGTTCATCAGCTTCAAGGCCATCGTCTTTGCCACTTGGTGGCAAGGCTTCGGCATCGCGCTGCTTTGCTACTACGGCGTGCTTCCAAAAGAAGGAAGGTTCCAGAACGCACTGCAAGATTTTCTCATTTGCATCGAGATGGCCATAGCAGCGGTGGCGCATATCTTTGTTTTCCCAGTTGAGCCTTACCACTACATCCCGGTCTCAGAGTGCGGTAAAATCACGAGGACGAAGACGACGGAGGTTAAGCTAGACGAAAGTGGCCGTGTTGTTGAGAAGAAGGAGACTCATGTTGAAGCATCGGGGACGAGTATTAAGGAGAGTGTACAGGATATAGTTATGGACGGTGGTCAGCATGTTGTGAAGGATGTGGTTCTGACGATAAACCAAGCGATGGGACCGGTTGAGAAGGGTGTGACGAAGATTCAGGAGAAGCTTTTGGATTCGGATggtaaggaagaagaaaaagcaGAAGTGACCGTTGGGACTTCTGTGGAGAAAAAAGATCAATGA
- the LOC106428662 gene encoding CBBY-like protein: protein MATVRLSLSSPSSIQSKLSAASFIPNAARAFNATPLSAKASRSRYMGKCLRSNPTITHRGSRSGGIKCSASSSPATLPSALLFDCDGVLVDTERDGHRISFNDTFKERDLGVTWDVDLYGELLKIGGGKERMTAYFNKVGWPEKAPKDEEERKAFIAGLHRQKTELFMVLIEKKLLPLRPGVAKLVDQALTNGVKVAVCSTSNEKAVSAIVSCLLGPERADNIKIFAGDVVPKKKPDPAIYNLAAETLGVDPSKCVVVEDSAIGLAAAKAAGMTCIVTKSGYTADEDFVNADAVFDCIGDPPEERFDLSFCGSLLQKQFVS from the exons ATGGCGACTGTGAGACTCTCTCTGTCTTCACCTTCTTCAATTCAGTCAAAGCTATCGGCGGCGTCATTCATCCCCAATGCAGCGCGTGCGTTTAACGCGACACCTTTGTCGGCAAAGGCTTCGAGGTCGCGGTACATGGGCAAGTGCTTGAGATCAAACCCGACGATAACACACAGAGGATCTCGCTCCGGAGGAATCAAATGCTCTGCTTCATCTTCTCCGGCGACTCTTCCCTCTGCTCTTCTCTTCGATTGCGATGGCGTGCTTGTTGATACGGAGAGGGACGGTCACAGGATCTCCTTCAATGACACCTTCAAAGAG AGAGATTTGGGTGTTACATGGGATGTCGATTTATACGGCGAGCTGCTGAAAATCGGTGGCGGGAAAGAAAG aatgaCAGCGTATTTTAACAAGGTAGGTTGGCCAGAGAAAGCTCCCAAGGATGAGGAAGAGAGGAAAGCGTTCATAGCTGGGCTTCACAGGCAGAAGACTGAGCTCTTCATGGTTCTCATCGAGAAAAAGCTGCTTCCTCTTCGACCCGGTGTTGCCAA GTTGGTTGATCAAGCATTAACGAATGGAGTAAAAGTTGCCGTGTGCAGCACTTCAAATGAGAAGGCG GTTTCTGCTATCGTTTCATGCTTGCTTGGACCAGAACGAGCAGATAATATCAAGATATTCGCTGGAGACGTTGTCCCCAAGAAAAAGCCTGATCCG GCTATCTACAACTTAGCAGCTGAAACCCTTGGAGTTGATCCCTCAAA ATGTGTTGTGGTTGAAGATAGCGCTATAGGGCTAGCAGCTGCAAAAGCTGCGGGTATGACTTGTATAGTTACAAAGAGTGG ATACACTGCGGATGAAGATTTTGTGAACGCAGACGCGGTTTTCGACTGCATTGGAGACCCTCCAGAAGAGAGATTTGATCTATCATTCTGTGGAAGCCTTCTCCAGAAACAGTTCGTTAGTTAA
- the LOC106428661 gene encoding protein LAZ1 homolog 2 isoform X1: MGESETNTYRDLHFPALLVGGSFAAVAICLSLFLILQHLRYYTNPSEQKWIVPVLFMVPVYATESIISLSNAKLSLPCDILRNCYEAFALYSFGSYLVACLGDTTLLCSISLLSESRTMFMFKPNYPICICSGGERRVVELLEDESKEPLLEGEENKSEKKTQKQRNPLWKFLCEPYVLGPELFVIEKFGLVQYMILKTFCAFLAFLLELLGVYGDGEFKWYYGYPYIEVVLNFSQMWALFCLVQFYNVTHERLKEIKPLAKFISFKAIVFATWWQGFGIALLCYYGVLPKEGRFQNALQDFLICIEMAIAAVAHIFVFPVEPYHYIPVSECGKITRTKTTEVKLDESGRVVEKKETHVEASGTSIKESVQDIVMDGGQHVVKDVVLTINQAMGPVEKGVTKIQEKLLDSDGKEEEKAEVTVGTSVEKKDQ; encoded by the exons ATGGGAGAAAGCGAGACAAATACGTACAGAGATCTACATTTTCCGGCTTTACTGGTCGGAGGTTCTTTCGCCGCCGTCGCAATATGTCTCTCCCTTTTCCTTATCCTCCAGCACCTCCGTTACTACACCAACCCCTCT GAGCAAAAATGGATTGTTCCTGTTTTGTTTATGGTCCCTGTTTACGCCACTGAATCT ATAATTTCCTTGTCCAATGCAAAACTCTCACTGCCTTGTGACATTTTGAGAAATTGCTATGAGGCTTTCGCTTTGTACTCCTTTGGAAGTTACTTGGTCGCTTGTCTAGGTgacacaacccttttgtgctcTATCTCTCTCTTGTCTGAATCCAGAACTATGTTTATGTTTAAACCAAACTATCCAATATGTATATGCTCAGGTGGTGAAAGAAGAGTTGTTGAATTGCTCGAAGATGAATCAAAAGAACCATTACTAGAaggagaagagaataagagTGAGAAGAAGACGCAGAAGCAGAGGAATCCATTATGGAAGTTCTTGTGTGAACCATATGTCTTGGGTCCTGAGCTCTTTGTCATAGAGAAGTTCGGTCTTGTCCAATAT atGATCCTCAAAACCTTTTGTGCATTCTTGGCATTTTTGTTGGAGCTTCTCGGTGTTTATGGTGATGGTGAATTCAAATGGTATTACGG aTATCCATACATAGAGGTGGTGCTAAACTTCAGCCAGATGTGGGCTCTCTTCTGCCTAGTCCAGTTCTACAACGTGACTCACGAACGCCTTAAAGAAATCAAACCCTTGGCCAAGTTCATCAGCTTCAAGGCCATCGTCTTTGCCACTTGGTGGCAAGGCTTCGGCATCGCGCTGCTTTGCTACTACGGCGTGCTTCCAAAAGAAGGAAGGTTCCAGAACGCACTGCAAGATTTTCTCATTTGCATCGAGATGGCCATAGCAGCGGTGGCGCATATCTTTGTTTTCCCAGTTGAGCCTTACCACTACATCCCGGTCTCAGAGTGCGGTAAAATCACGAGGACGAAGACGACGGAGGTTAAGCTAGACGAAAGTGGCCGTGTTGTTGAGAAGAAGGAGACTCATGTTGAAGCATCGGGGACGAGTATTAAGGAGAGTGTACAGGATATAGTTATGGACGGTGGTCAGCATGTTGTGAAGGATGTGGTTCTGACGATAAACCAAGCGATGGGACCGGTTGAGAAGGGTGTGACGAAGATTCAGGAGAAGCTTTTGGATTCGGATggtaaggaagaagaaaaagcaGAAGTGACCGTTGGGACTTCTGTGGAGAAAAAAGATCAATGA